The Noviherbaspirillum saxi genome includes a window with the following:
- a CDS encoding haloacid dehalogenase type II — translation MTIQAIAFDAYGTLFDVYSIGALAERLFPGNGAQLAELWRDKQIEYTRLRTMCSTYKPFWEVTQDALVFSCRKLGLDLTLDAQNSLMGQYAKLQSFPENLGVLRKLKDMGLKLAILSNGNPQMLDSAVEAAGMRSIFHHILSVDTVKKFKTAPEAYQLAPDVFGLSARNILFVSSNCWDACGASWFGYTTFWVNRANAPLEELGVTPDATGSDMTSLLQFVKKHIGEPK, via the coding sequence ATGACCATACAAGCCATTGCTTTTGATGCGTACGGGACACTTTTCGATGTGTATTCCATCGGCGCGCTTGCCGAACGGCTGTTTCCCGGTAACGGAGCACAACTGGCAGAATTGTGGCGCGACAAGCAGATTGAATATACGCGGCTGCGAACCATGTGCTCGACTTACAAACCGTTTTGGGAAGTTACGCAGGATGCCCTTGTCTTTTCATGCCGAAAACTTGGGCTCGATCTGACTTTGGATGCGCAGAACAGCCTGATGGGTCAGTATGCAAAGCTACAATCTTTCCCGGAAAATCTTGGCGTGCTGCGCAAGTTGAAAGATATGGGATTGAAGCTTGCTATCCTGTCCAATGGCAATCCGCAGATGCTGGATTCCGCTGTCGAAGCGGCCGGCATGCGCAGCATTTTTCACCACATACTGTCGGTCGACACGGTAAAAAAATTCAAGACTGCGCCGGAAGCATACCAACTGGCGCCCGACGTCTTCGGTCTATCGGCAAGAAATATTCTCTTCGTCTCCAGCAATTGCTGGGACGCCTGCGGGGCAAGCTGGTTCGGTTACACCACCTTCTGGGTCAATCGCGCCAATGCGCCTCTGGAGGAATTGGGAGTGACACCGGATGCCACCGGGTCCGACATGACTTCATTGCTGCAATTTGTAAAAAAACATATTGGTGAACCGAAATGA